The genomic region TCATGCTGGCAGCACTGACCGGCTGTGTGGGAAAAGAGGATACACAGACCAGAAAAAAGAATAAAGTAGTAGAGATCCCAATGATCCTTACCGTAGATTCCAGTACCGGTAATAAGAATGAAGAGGAAGTGGTGGAGCGGTTCAACAGGGCATACAAAGGGAAGTATCATATAGATGTGGACTGGGTGATGGAGACAGAGGAAGAATACCGGAAGAATCTGAAACGTATGAATGTGACAGATGAATTACCGGCTATTATCACTGATCTGCGTATGCTTCCGTCTTTCTATCAGATGATGATCAAGAAAGGCAGGATTGAGGACCTGACACCTTACATTAACGAAGATCAGGAATGGAAAGATATGATCGAACCGTCAGTAATGGAATCGGTCCGGGAAGAGGATGGAAAGATTTATCTGGGTCCGGTCAGCACGGCGGCATTCGCCTGTTCAGGGGTTTTCTGGAACCGGGAGTTATTTGAACAGGCAGGAATCAGCAGATTTCCTGAGACATGGGAAGAGTTCTGGAAATGTTGTGAGAAACTGAAAGCAGCAGGGATCACGCCGCTTGCCCTGCATACGGAAGGGACGGCATGGGCCGCAATGCTGCTTGCAACAGCAGAAGTAGCAGGAAGTGAAGAAGGTGCGGCATTCATGAAGCAATTATATCCGGATACCTATCAGAATGAACCGGGGCTGGAGATAGCCGGTACATTAAAAAAATTATTCCAATATACGACCCAGGATGCATTACATAATGATTTTGACGTAGCTTATGATAATTTCGTGGCAGGAAATGCAGCGATGATACCTAATGGTTACTGGATGATTGATAAGATTCCGGAGGAAATGCAGAAAAAAGTATGTTTTTCTACATTTCCTGAAAATAAACTGATAGGCTCACCGGAGACATTCGGCTGGGCAGTTGTATCAACTTATAGTGAAAAGGTGAAAAAAGGAGCAGTTGAGTTCCTCAAATTCAGAACGAAATTGAATAAAGAACAGAAAGAAGAATTGCTGAACAGCAGGACAAGACAGGAAGGGACGCTGTTGGATGATTATCTGAAGGCTTATACGGGAAATCCACAGATCGTACCGAATTATCAGGTGAAGTGGAATTCACTGCTGCAGGAGAATGTACTGGGAGAATGTCTGGCGGAACTGGTACAGGGAAAGATAACGGAGCAGGAATTCACGCAGGCAGAAGACGAAAGCATCCGGCAGTTTGAAGAAGAACAATAGATATGTTTTTTTGTATATCAGGTTGTTTTATTGATACAGGGTTTGAGCGCATTTCTGTTAATATAATGACAACAAGAGAAACGAAGGTTTCAAAAAAGAAAGGCGAGGGAAATGAATTATGAAAATGCGTAAAGTTGTATCAGCAATGCTGGTAGCAGCCATGGCAACAGGAATGGTTGCAGGATGTGGAAGCTCTTCTGACAGCAAGTCAGACAAGAAAGATGCAAAAGGAAAAGTATACTACTTAAACTTCAAACCAGAACAGGATGAGCAGTGGCAGGATCTGGCAAAAGAGTATACAAAAGAAACAGGAGTGGATGTAACAGTACTTACAGCAGCATCCGGAGAATACGAAAAGACATTAAAATCTGAGATGGCTAAGAGCAATGCCCCGACACTGTTCCAGGTAAACGGACCGGTTGGACTTGCAAGCTGGAAAGATTACTGCTACGATCTGAAAGATTCTGATGTTGCAAAACAGCTGACAAGTGATGATTTCGCACTGATGGACGGCGACAAGATGTCAGGAATCGCATACGTAATAGAAAGCTACGGAATCATTTACAACAAAGAACTGTTAAAGAAAGCAGGATACTCAGCTGATGATATCACTAACTTTGACAGCTTCAAGAAAGTTGTAGAAGATATCACAGCAAATAAGGACAAACTTGGATTCTCAGCATTTACATCCGCTGGTATGGACGGATCATCTGACTGGAGATTCAAAACTCATCTGGCAAACCTTCCAATCTACTATGAATACAAAGATGAAGGAATCGATAACACAGATGCTATCAAAGGAACATACCTTGATAACTACCGTCAGATCTGGGATCTCTACATCAACAACGCTACCTGCAAACCAACAGAACTTTCTACAAAGACAGCTGACGATGCAACAGCAGATTTCGTAACAGGTGATGCAGTCTTCTACCAGAATGGTACATGGGAATATAACAACATCAAAGACGTCGGAGATGACAATCTTGGAATCCTTCCAATCTACATCGGTGTAGAAGGCGAAGAAGATCAGGGAATCTGTACAGGTACAGAGAACTACTGGTGTGTAAACTCCAAAGCATCTGAAGACGACATTCAGGCAACACTTGATTTCATGAACTGGTGTGTAACATCTGATGATGGTGTAAAGGCAATGTGCAAAGACATGGGATTCACAATTCCATTTAAGAAGAACCTGAAATCAGACAACGTACTTGTTAACGAAGCAAACAAATATACAGAAGACGGAAAGACTCCTGTATCTTGGAACTTCTCAACAATGCCATCAGAAGAGTGGAAGAACGGAGTGGGTTCTGCACTGACAAGTTACGCAGCAGATCCGACAGATGCAAACTGGGCAAAAGTTACAACAGCATTCGTTGACGGATGGGCAAAAGAAGCTGCAGCAGCAAAATAAAAATAAAAATGTAACAATCAAAATAGTTATATGAAGTGAGTAGTGGCGGGCGGTTGCAAGAAACACCCGCCGCTTTTATGAAAAAGTGCAGGGAAATGAAGCGGAGATTCTCTGCATGGAAGGAGGAATTTATTATGGAAAAATCCATCAAACGTTATATGCCGATTTTCGTGCTTCCAACGTTTTTTGCATTTATTCTTGGCTTTATCGTTCCTTTTATTATGGGAATCTGGCTTTCATTTTGTAAATTTACAACCGTAACAGACGCGAAATTCGTAGGATTTTCAAATTACATAGAAGCACTGAAAGATACGGCATTCCGTCATTCATTCTGGTATACCGTACTGTTCGCGATTGCATCTCTTCTGATCATTAACATCATAGCATTTGCACTTGCAATGGCACTGACAAAAGAAATGCATGGAACAAATGTCTTCCGTACGGTCTTCTTCATGCCGAACCTGATCGGTGGTATCGTACTTGGATATATCTGGCAGCTGATCTTTAACGGAGTTCTTTCCAGATATGGTACCGCACTTGCTCTGAATGAGTGGTATGGCTTCTGGGGACTGATCATTCTGGTCAGCTGGCAGCAGATCGGTTATATGATGATCATCTATATTGCTGGTCTTCAGTCTATTCCTGGTGATGTCATTGAAGCAGCAGAGATTGACGGAGCAAATAAGATCCAGACATTATTCAAGGTAACAATCCCGATGATGATGCCATCGATCACGATCTGTATGTTCCTGTCAATTACAAACGGATTCAAGTTATTCGATCAGAACCTGTCCCTGACAGCCGGTGAACCGTCTAAGATGTCTGAGATGATGGCGCTTAATATCTTCAATACGTTCTACGGACGTACCGGATGGGAAGGAGTCGGACAGGCGAAGGCAGTCATCTTCTTTGCAATCGTAGTTGTGATCGGTATGATCCAGTTACGTGCAACACGTTCTAAGGAGGTACAGCAGTAATGAAGAAAAAGACAAGTAAATTAAGCTGGTTTGGAACAGGTGCATTTACGATCATCGGTATTGTATATATCATGCCGATCCTGATCGTGCTGATCAACTCATTTAAAAATAAAGTATTTATCAACAAAGAACCATTCAAACTCCCGACAAAGCAGACATGGGTAGGAATCGATAACTTCCTGTCCGCAATTGACAAATATGAACTGCTGAGTGCAGTCGGCTGGACTGTATTTATCACAGTTGGTTCCGTACTTGTGATCCTTGTATGTACTTCTATGTGTGCATGGTATATTACAAGAGTAAACAGTAAGTTTACAAAACTGTTATATTTACTCTGCGTATTTTCCATGGTTGTTCCGTTCCAGATGGTTATGTTCACCTTATCGCTGGTAGCTGACCGTACCGGTCTTCGTACACCTTGGGGAATCATCATCATTTACCTCGGATTTGGTGCAGGTCTTGCAGTATTCATGTTCTGCGGATTTGTAAAATCTATTCCACTGGAAATTGAAGAAGCAGCAATGATCGACGGATGTACACC from Dorea longicatena harbors:
- a CDS encoding carbohydrate ABC transporter permease, coding for MEKSIKRYMPIFVLPTFFAFILGFIVPFIMGIWLSFCKFTTVTDAKFVGFSNYIEALKDTAFRHSFWYTVLFAIASLLIINIIAFALAMALTKEMHGTNVFRTVFFMPNLIGGIVLGYIWQLIFNGVLSRYGTALALNEWYGFWGLIILVSWQQIGYMMIIYIAGLQSIPGDVIEAAEIDGANKIQTLFKVTIPMMMPSITICMFLSITNGFKLFDQNLSLTAGEPSKMSEMMALNIFNTFYGRTGWEGVGQAKAVIFFAIVVVIGMIQLRATRSKEVQQ
- a CDS encoding ABC transporter substrate-binding protein; this encodes MKMRKVVSAMLVAAMATGMVAGCGSSSDSKSDKKDAKGKVYYLNFKPEQDEQWQDLAKEYTKETGVDVTVLTAASGEYEKTLKSEMAKSNAPTLFQVNGPVGLASWKDYCYDLKDSDVAKQLTSDDFALMDGDKMSGIAYVIESYGIIYNKELLKKAGYSADDITNFDSFKKVVEDITANKDKLGFSAFTSAGMDGSSDWRFKTHLANLPIYYEYKDEGIDNTDAIKGTYLDNYRQIWDLYINNATCKPTELSTKTADDATADFVTGDAVFYQNGTWEYNNIKDVGDDNLGILPIYIGVEGEEDQGICTGTENYWCVNSKASEDDIQATLDFMNWCVTSDDGVKAMCKDMGFTIPFKKNLKSDNVLVNEANKYTEDGKTPVSWNFSTMPSEEWKNGVGSALTSYAADPTDANWAKVTTAFVDGWAKEAAAAK
- a CDS encoding ABC transporter substrate-binding protein, which codes for MNSRRIMAAVMVIVMLAALTGCVGKEDTQTRKKNKVVEIPMILTVDSSTGNKNEEEVVERFNRAYKGKYHIDVDWVMETEEEYRKNLKRMNVTDELPAIITDLRMLPSFYQMMIKKGRIEDLTPYINEDQEWKDMIEPSVMESVREEDGKIYLGPVSTAAFACSGVFWNRELFEQAGISRFPETWEEFWKCCEKLKAAGITPLALHTEGTAWAAMLLATAEVAGSEEGAAFMKQLYPDTYQNEPGLEIAGTLKKLFQYTTQDALHNDFDVAYDNFVAGNAAMIPNGYWMIDKIPEEMQKKVCFSTFPENKLIGSPETFGWAVVSTYSEKVKKGAVEFLKFRTKLNKEQKEELLNSRTRQEGTLLDDYLKAYTGNPQIVPNYQVKWNSLLQENVLGECLAELVQGKITEQEFTQAEDESIRQFEEEQ
- a CDS encoding carbohydrate ABC transporter permease; its protein translation is MKKKTSKLSWFGTGAFTIIGIVYIMPILIVLINSFKNKVFINKEPFKLPTKQTWVGIDNFLSAIDKYELLSAVGWTVFITVGSVLVILVCTSMCAWYITRVNSKFTKLLYLLCVFSMVVPFQMVMFTLSLVADRTGLRTPWGIIIIYLGFGAGLAVFMFCGFVKSIPLEIEEAAMIDGCTPLRTFFSVVLPIMKPTYISVGILETMWIWNDFLLPYLVLDLNKYKTISIAIQYMKGSYGRVDMGAVMAALILAVIPVVIFYLACQKHIIKGVAAGAVKG